Below is a window of Terriglobia bacterium DNA.
GAAGGAAATTCACGGGCGGGTGGTGGCGCTGTGCGCGCAATCGCTCGAGTCGGTGCGAATTCTTTTCAATTCGGCCAACCGCCAATACCCCAATGGCCTGGCCAACTCCAGCAGCGTACTCGGCCATTACCTGATGGACCACATCTCGGGCGGCGGCGCCAGCGGGGAACTGGCGCAGCTTACAGGCAAACCAACACTCAACGCTCCAGACCGGCCAGATGGCATTTATGTAATCCGCTTCCGCAATGCGCAAAACGGGCCGCGGTCGCAGAAATTCCTTCGCGGGTATGGGTTCCAGGGAGGCGGCGGAGTAAAATTTAACCTGGATGCTCCCGGTTTTGGCGACGCCTTCAAGAAGGCGATTCAGGACCCTGTTGTATCCATCAGCCTGGGCGGCTTCGGGGAGTGTTTGGCGCGCTGGGACAACTATGTGGAGATCAACCCGAACGTCGTGGATGCTTATGGGATTCCCGTTCTGAATTTCCACATGAAATACGGTGAGAACGAATACACCATGCTAAAAGACATGGCCGAGACTGCGGCCGAGATGCTGGAGGCAACCGGGGCAAAGAATATCCATCTCAACGAACGCGCCGATGGACCGGGATGGGCGATTCACGAGGTCGGCATCGCGCGCATGGGCGACAATCCCAGGGCGTCGGTGCTCAACCAGTTCGAGCAGACCCACGATGTCAAAAACCTCTTTGTTCTGGACGGATCGGGATTCACATCGACGGCCTGCCAGAACCCAACGCTCACCATCATGGCGTTGTGCGTCCGCTCCTGCGACCACATGATGCAGGAATTAAAGCGCGGAAATCTTTGACAGGGCCAGCAAACCATTTGGCGGCGGCCTCGCCGTTAGCTAGCTATCTCCGGGGTGTGGCCGGTGTAACTGCGCGCACCCTGGTAACGTCTAAGGGTGCGATATTCAGCCGTTTTCGCGCGAGTCGTGCGGCGGAGCGGGTCCAAACGAAAGGGGCAGACATGATCGAGAGAAGCAGCGGTGCGGTTGCAGCCGCAATCGGGTTTTCATTTGCATTTGTTTTGTTGACTTGTGCCGTAAATGGCCCGCAGGCGCTGGCGCAATCGGGCCCGGCGTCGATGGGGCAGTCCGCTCAAGCTCCCGTGACCAAGACGGCGGCAGAGGCTTACAAGAATATTAAGGTGCTGAAGGACATTCCAGCCAACGAACTGATCCCAACGATGGAATTCATCTCAGCATCACTCGGCGTGCGCTGCGACTTTTGCCACGTTGAGCACCACTTCGACGAGGACACCAAAAAGCCCAAGCAGCGCGCTCGAGAAATGATGCAGATGATGTTCGCAATTAATAAGGACAACTTCCACGGAAACCTGGAGGTGACCTGCAACACCTGCCACAACGGTTCCGAGCATCCTGCGGGTTTGCCGGCAATTGCGGAAGCGGACGAAACGCCGATGAGTCCCGCCCATAGTGAGGAACAGGCCGGTCGCACCAACTTTGCCTCGCTCCCGCAGCCGCCGGCTATTGTCGCCAAATACGTAGAGGCCCTGGGCGGCGCGGATGCGCTTGGAAAGATCAAGAGCCGCGTGATTACAGGCACCATGACGGCCTTCGGGCATGCCACCCCTGTTGAGATATACGCCAAGGCGCCGGATCTGCGGGCCCTGGTGATGAATTCGCCACGCGGGCTGAGTGTAACGACTTTTAACGGGCATGAGGGCTGGGTTTCCATGATGCCCCGGCCGCCACATCCGCTGGAAGGCAGCGAGCTTGACCGGGCGAGCCTTGAGGGGGACTTCTATTTTCCGTTAGACATCCAGAAGATTTTTGGATCGCTGCGTGAACGGCCTCCGCAAAAAGTGGGCGATGAGCAAGCTTATGTGGTGCTTGGCATCCGCCCGGGCAAACCCCCGGTGCAACTTTTCTTCAGCGAGCAATCGGGATTGCTGCTGCGGATGATCTACTTTACCCAGACTGCGCTGGGCCGGCTGCCACAGCAGACCGACTTCTCAGATTACCGCGAGGTCGACGGAGTGAAAGTGCCCTTCCAGTGGACGGTTGCCGAGCCCCGGAGCCGGTCAACCATCCAGGTGGCGCAGGTGCAGCAAAACGTCCCCATCAGTGATTCAAAGTTCTCGATCCCGGCGGCGCCAAGCCCGGGGGCGCCAAGCCCGGCGGGACAATAGACACCGGCGACGCCCGGGACATGGGCTGCGGCGACAAAGGCCGCGGCCCGTGTCAGTACTTGCGCAAGACTCCAATCACCCGCCCCTGAATCCTGACCTCGCCGGCGGGTACGATGATCGGATCCATTTGTGCGTTCGCCGGCTGCAGCCGAATCCTGTCCGCCCCTTCTAAAAAGAAGCGTTTCAGCGTGGCCTCCGTTCCACCGATCAGCGCTACCACGATCTCGCCGTTCTGCGCCGTGTCCGCTGTTTCCACCAGGATGTAGTCTCCGTTGCAAATATGGTCCTCCACCATGGAATCACCTTTGACTCGCAGAACATAAATTTTTCCTTTGCGGCTAGCAAAATCGCCGAGCGAGAAGTTCTCGGGCTGCGCAACTGCCTCGACAGGCTGGCCTGCGGCAATGTGCCCGAGCAGTGGGAATTCGAGGTTCGGTAAGGGGCGGAAGTGAACCGAACCCGAAGGCGTTGCGGTCGGCGGTGCGGTAGCAATTCCCGGTTGCTGAGTTTCGGAACGAGTCACTCCCTTTCCGTAGGGCACCGAACCGGGGATCGCGACTACTTCCACTGAACGACTCTGATTGTACCGCCTGCGGATGAATCCCTTTTTCTCCAGGACCTGGAGATGCTTGTGGACAGTCGCAAGCGAGGAGAGATGGAGCCCAGCCGCCATCTCTTCGAAACTCGGCGAGTATCCATGCCGGTTGATAAAATGGATTAAAAAGTCCAGTACTTGTTTTTGCCGCCGCGTCAGTGCCATCAGGTTCCTCCTGCTGTGGCTGTAGAAGCCACACGGTCTTGGAATGCGGATATTATAGGCGAATAAAAAGCGAACCTGCAAGTGGAATTCGCCCAGCCTGGGTCCTTTCCCAACGGGACCACCAGACGGACGGCTGTCGTGCACTTCCGCCGGCGCCTGGTTGCGCCGGGGCTGCAGCCGGCACGATTACTGTTCGATCAATTTAACTCGGCGTGGTTGCATTAATGTTGACAGTGCATGCCTGACAACGATATCCTGCCTGCGCTCAATTTCATGATCGAACGGCCGGCTTGACTATTCTGGAGGGGTAGCAAGTCATCGTGAAGAACGCCGCGCACATCATTGCTCTCTGTGTTTTTCTTCTCACGAACTGCGGGGGTGGTTCGAGCGGCGCTGTCTCGACGAGCCGAACAACCCTCCAGCCTTCCGTCGCATTATCACCCGGAACGCAGCAAAATATCGACGAGGGGCAGATGGTGGCATTCACCGCCAGCGTCTCCAATGATACCAACGATCAGGGTGTGTCCTGGAGTGTCGCCGGGAGTGGTTGCAGCGGGAATGCATGCGGGTCGTTAAACAACACATCCAAGGACTCAGCAACTTATATCGCTCCGGCCACCGTCTCTTCGGCCATGAACGTCACGGTAAAGGCCACTTCAGTTGCGAAAGCCACCGCCTCCGCCTTAGGCCTAGTGACGGTGAATCCGCCCCCAACGGTTTCTACAACCTCATTGCCGGCAGGGGTCGTAGGAACTTCCTACAGCAGCAGGCTGCAGGCCAGCGGGGGCACGGGCCCTCTTTCGTGGTCGATAACCGCGGGCAACCTTCCTGCCGGCCTTGCTCTGGATGCGAGCACCGGCGTAATTTCCGGAACCCCCACTGGGTCGGGCACCGCAACTTTCACCGTGCAACTCGTCGATTCCGCTCCTGTGCCCATGCCGGCTATTCAGCAGCTCAGCATCCTGATTGCGAGCCGCCTT
It encodes the following:
- a CDS encoding GMC oxidoreductase translates to KEIHGRVVALCAQSLESVRILFNSANRQYPNGLANSSSVLGHYLMDHISGGGASGELAQLTGKPTLNAPDRPDGIYVIRFRNAQNGPRSQKFLRGYGFQGGGGVKFNLDAPGFGDAFKKAIQDPVVSISLGGFGECLARWDNYVEINPNVVDAYGIPVLNFHMKYGENEYTMLKDMAETAAEMLEATGAKNIHLNERADGPGWAIHEVGIARMGDNPRASVLNQFEQTHDVKNLFVLDGSGFTSTACQNPTLTIMALCVRSCDHMMQELKRGNL
- a CDS encoding c-type cytochrome, whose protein sequence is MIERSSGAVAAAIGFSFAFVLLTCAVNGPQALAQSGPASMGQSAQAPVTKTAAEAYKNIKVLKDIPANELIPTMEFISASLGVRCDFCHVEHHFDEDTKKPKQRAREMMQMMFAINKDNFHGNLEVTCNTCHNGSEHPAGLPAIAEADETPMSPAHSEEQAGRTNFASLPQPPAIVAKYVEALGGADALGKIKSRVITGTMTAFGHATPVEIYAKAPDLRALVMNSPRGLSVTTFNGHEGWVSMMPRPPHPLEGSELDRASLEGDFYFPLDIQKIFGSLRERPPQKVGDEQAYVVLGIRPGKPPVQLFFSEQSGLLLRMIYFTQTALGRLPQQTDFSDYREVDGVKVPFQWTVAEPRSRSTIQVAQVQQNVPISDSKFSIPAAPSPGAPSPAGQ
- the lexA gene encoding transcriptional repressor LexA, which encodes MALTRRQKQVLDFLIHFINRHGYSPSFEEMAAGLHLSSLATVHKHLQVLEKKGFIRRRYNQSRSVEVVAIPGSVPYGKGVTRSETQQPGIATAPPTATPSGSVHFRPLPNLEFPLLGHIAAGQPVEAVAQPENFSLGDFASRKGKIYVLRVKGDSMVEDHICNGDYILVETADTAQNGEIVVALIGGTEATLKRFFLEGADRIRLQPANAQMDPIIVPAGEVRIQGRVIGVLRKY